One Gordonia sp. SID5947 genomic region harbors:
- a CDS encoding glycosyltransferase — translation MVPPVSSVDEPAIERIVVVVPAHNEERLLPACITALDDAMRAVAVPTELVVVLDACTDGSARLVPAHVTTVVSSARSVGAARRIGFDRHLGLARPERTWFATTDADSEVPPDWLATHLGAAGRGAEAFVGTIVPKNWDNWSARTATMFGDRYQPGEGHVHVHGANLGVRADWYRRLGGFVARTGDEDVDLVRRLEAAGARIARSGRSPVTTSTRIDGRTDAGFSSYLQRLEILGRQADADPPTRKVSP, via the coding sequence TTGGTTCCTCCCGTTTCGTCCGTCGATGAACCCGCGATCGAGCGCATCGTGGTGGTCGTCCCGGCGCACAACGAGGAACGCCTGCTGCCGGCGTGCATCACCGCACTCGACGACGCGATGCGTGCGGTCGCCGTCCCGACCGAGCTGGTGGTGGTGCTCGATGCCTGCACCGACGGGTCTGCCCGGCTGGTTCCCGCCCACGTGACGACCGTCGTCAGTTCTGCGCGATCGGTGGGCGCCGCACGCCGGATCGGTTTCGACCGCCACCTCGGCCTTGCGCGCCCCGAACGGACCTGGTTCGCGACGACCGATGCCGACTCCGAGGTGCCGCCCGACTGGCTCGCGACTCACCTCGGCGCCGCCGGCCGCGGAGCCGAGGCATTCGTCGGGACCATCGTCCCGAAGAACTGGGACAACTGGTCGGCGCGCACCGCGACCATGTTCGGCGACCGCTACCAGCCCGGAGAGGGCCACGTCCATGTGCACGGCGCCAACCTCGGTGTCCGCGCCGACTGGTACCGGAGACTCGGCGGTTTCGTCGCCCGCACCGGTGACGAGGACGTCGATCTGGTCCGGCGTCTCGAGGCGGCCGGTGCCCGCATCGCCCGGAGCGGACGGTCGCCGGTCACCACCTCGACCCGCATCGACGGCCGCACCGACGCCGGGTTCTCCTCCTACCTCCAACGACTCGAGATCCTCGGACGCCAGGCGGACGCGGATCCACCCACGAGAAAGGTGTCACCGTGA
- a CDS encoding PIG-L deacetylase family protein, whose translation MSSAGPASGASEGLAVTPVCADGTPEDQWQRWLQERAPWPSLVLDVERLVVLGAHPDDEVLGAGGIMSAAASAGIEVVVVCMSDGSGSHPGSPTLSPQQLATRRHVELETATALLGLPTPRWFGLRDGGLAEQVHTMTGIVDTILDDEPDLVTGLVSVWSHDGHPDHDAVGRCALEVARRRGLPLWMYPIWMWHWAAPGDPTVPWDRLRAHRLEPSAIAAKHAAIHAFDTQVRPLSPDPADAAILPPHVLAHLTRPWEFVIA comes from the coding sequence ATGAGCTCGGCGGGGCCCGCCTCCGGCGCGTCGGAAGGATTGGCGGTGACGCCGGTCTGCGCCGACGGCACCCCGGAAGACCAGTGGCAACGCTGGCTGCAGGAGCGGGCACCCTGGCCGTCCCTGGTGCTCGACGTGGAACGCCTGGTGGTCCTCGGCGCGCATCCCGACGACGAGGTGCTCGGAGCGGGCGGGATCATGTCCGCCGCGGCATCGGCGGGTATCGAGGTGGTGGTCGTCTGTATGTCCGACGGCAGCGGGTCACATCCCGGCTCGCCGACCCTCAGCCCGCAGCAGCTGGCCACCCGACGTCACGTCGAACTGGAGACCGCGACCGCGCTGCTCGGCCTCCCGACGCCACGCTGGTTCGGACTGCGCGATGGCGGGCTCGCCGAACAGGTGCACACGATGACCGGCATCGTCGACACCATCCTCGACGACGAGCCCGATCTCGTCACCGGCCTGGTGTCGGTGTGGTCGCACGACGGCCACCCCGATCACGACGCGGTCGGGCGCTGCGCGCTCGAGGTCGCCCGGCGTCGTGGTCTGCCACTGTGGATGTACCCGATCTGGATGTGGCACTGGGCGGCCCCCGGCGACCCGACGGTGCCGTGGGACCGGCTGCGCGCCCATCGGCTCGAGCCGTCCGCCATCGCCGCGAAGCATGCCGCCATCCACGCCTTCGACACCCAGGTCAGACCGCTGTCGCCCGACCCGGCCGACGCGGCGATCCTTCCGCCGCACGTCCTGGCACACCTCACCCGTCCCTGGGAGTTCGTGATCGCATGA